The DNA window CTATCATGGTTCTAGCCGCACCTCAGCGCCAAAACCCTGTTGTCACTTGGGAAAAACTCCCAGATGATTTTATTCTGCCCGATGATCCAGTGGAAAATATTCAACAGCCTTTTTTAGCAGCAGCTTTAACAGAAGCACTAGCTACAGCCAATCGCATTCAACCAGAAATGCTAGTTGCATCTAACTTTGGCATCGTTGCTAGTATTAATCAAAAAACCGTTGTTAAAGCACCTGATTGGCTATATATACCCCATGTTTCACCAGTGGGTACAGGTGTGATTCGGCGCAGCTATACACCCAACATCGAAGGTGAAAATGTGGCTGTGGTGATGGAATTTTTATCAGATACCGATAACGGCGAATATTCAATTCGTCCCACCTTTCCCTATGGGAAACTCTATTTTTACGAACAAATATTACAAGTTCCCGTTTATGTAATTTTTAATCCTTACGAAGTCAGCTTAG is part of the Aulosira sp. FACHB-615 genome and encodes:
- a CDS encoding Uma2 family endonuclease yields the protein MVLAAPQRQNPVVTWEKLPDDFILPDDPVENIQQPFLAAALTEALATANRIQPEMLVASNFGIVASINQKTVVKAPDWLYIPHVSPVGTGVIRRSYTPNIEGENVAVVMEFLSDTDNGEYSIRPTFPYGKLYFYEQILQVPVYVIFNPYEVSLEVLRLENGRYVVQQPTESGQFWIPELDLFLGIWRGTRLGMNIYWLRWWDEAGNLLLWSSEQAEKERQRAEQEHQRAEQEHQRAEQEHQRAEQERQRADDAIAQLEIERQRQAALLAKLRELGIDAE